A window of the Pseudomonas fluorescens genome harbors these coding sequences:
- the leuS gene encoding leucine--tRNA ligase encodes MHEQYQPREIEAAAQSFWDEQKSFEVSEQPGKETYYCLSMFPYPSGKLHMGHVRNYTIGDVISRYQRMLGKNVLQPMGWDAFGMPAENAAMKNNVAPAKWTYENIAYMKSQLRSLGLAVDWSREVTTCKPDYYRWEQWLFTRLFEKGVIYRKNGTVNWDPIDQTVLANEQVIDGRGWRSGALIEKREIPMYYFKITAYADELLESLDELTGWPEQVKTMQRNWIGKSRGMEVQFPYNVDSIGESGTLKVFTTRPDTLMGATYVAVAAEHHLAALAAKNNPELQAFIAECKGGSVAEADVATQEKKGLPTGLFVEHPLTGEKLPVWVANYVLMHYGDGAVMAVPAHDERDFEFAHKYNLPVKSVVRTSSGETNPAPWQDAYGEHGTLINSGEFDGLDFAGAFDAMEVALIKKNLGASRTQFRLRDWGISRQRYWGCPIPIIHCDACGDVPVPEDQLPVVLPEDVVPDGAGSPLARMPEFYECTCPKCGQPAKRETDTMDTFVESSWYYARYASPHFEGGLVEKSAADHWLPVDQYIGGIEHAILHLLYARFFHKLMRDEGLVSSNEPFKNLLTQGMVVAETYYRREANGAYTWFNPADVELERDSKAKVISAKLIADGLPVEIGGTEKMAKSKNNGVDPQSMIDQFGADTCRLFMMFASPPDMSAEWSDSGVEGSHRFLKRVWRLAQAHVTQGLPGKLDIAGLNDEQKVIRRAIHQAIKQASHDVGQNHKFNTAIAQVMTLMNVLEKAAQATEQDRALVQEGLETVTLLLAPITPHISHELWNRLGHADPVIDAGWPVLDESALVQDSLTLVIQVNGKLRGQIEMPAAATREEVEAAARANENVLRFVDGLTIRKVIVVPGKLVNIVAS; translated from the coding sequence ATGCACGAACAATATCAGCCCCGTGAAATCGAAGCCGCCGCCCAGTCGTTCTGGGACGAGCAAAAGTCCTTTGAAGTCAGTGAACAGCCAGGCAAGGAGACTTACTACTGCCTGTCGATGTTCCCTTACCCCAGCGGCAAGCTACACATGGGGCACGTGCGCAACTACACCATCGGCGACGTGATCTCCCGCTACCAGCGCATGCTCGGCAAGAACGTTCTGCAACCGATGGGTTGGGACGCCTTCGGCATGCCGGCGGAAAACGCCGCGATGAAGAACAACGTGGCCCCGGCCAAGTGGACCTACGAAAACATCGCCTACATGAAATCCCAGTTGCGCAGCCTGGGCCTGGCGGTGGACTGGTCGCGCGAAGTCACCACCTGCAAACCGGATTACTACCGCTGGGAACAATGGCTGTTCACTCGCCTGTTCGAAAAAGGCGTGATCTACCGCAAGAACGGCACCGTGAACTGGGACCCGATCGACCAGACCGTTCTGGCCAACGAACAGGTGATCGACGGTCGCGGCTGGCGTTCCGGCGCGCTGATCGAGAAGCGCGAAATCCCGATGTACTACTTCAAGATCACCGCCTACGCGGATGAGCTGCTGGAGAGCCTCGACGAACTGACTGGCTGGCCCGAGCAGGTCAAGACCATGCAGCGCAACTGGATCGGCAAGTCGCGCGGGATGGAAGTGCAGTTCCCGTACAACGTCGATTCGATCGGCGAAAGCGGCACGCTGAAAGTCTTCACCACCCGTCCGGACACCCTGATGGGCGCAACCTATGTTGCCGTGGCCGCCGAGCACCACCTGGCCGCCCTCGCCGCGAAAAACAACCCTGAGCTGCAAGCGTTCATCGCCGAATGCAAGGGCGGCAGCGTCGCCGAAGCCGACGTCGCCACTCAAGAGAAGAAAGGCCTGCCGACCGGCCTGTTCGTCGAGCACCCGCTGACCGGCGAGAAACTGCCGGTGTGGGTCGCCAACTACGTGCTGATGCACTACGGCGATGGCGCGGTCATGGCTGTGCCGGCGCACGACGAGCGCGATTTCGAATTCGCCCACAAGTACAACCTGCCAGTCAAATCCGTGGTGCGCACCAGCTCCGGTGAAACCAACCCGGCGCCATGGCAAGACGCCTACGGCGAGCACGGCACGCTGATCAACTCCGGTGAATTCGACGGTCTGGACTTCGCTGGCGCGTTCGACGCCATGGAAGTCGCCCTGATCAAGAAAAACCTCGGCGCCTCGCGCACCCAGTTCCGCTTGCGCGACTGGGGCATCAGCCGTCAACGCTACTGGGGCTGCCCGATCCCGATCATCCACTGCGATGCCTGCGGTGACGTGCCGGTGCCGGAAGATCAACTGCCGGTCGTACTGCCGGAAGACGTGGTGCCGGACGGCGCCGGTTCGCCACTGGCGCGCATGCCCGAGTTCTACGAGTGCACCTGCCCGAAATGCGGCCAGCCTGCCAAGCGTGAAACCGACACCATGGACACCTTCGTCGAATCGTCCTGGTACTACGCCCGCTACGCCTCGCCGCACTTCGAAGGCGGTCTGGTGGAAAAATCCGCGGCCGACCACTGGTTGCCGGTGGATCAGTACATCGGCGGTATCGAACACGCCATTCTTCACCTGCTCTACGCGCGCTTCTTCCACAAGCTGATGCGCGACGAAGGCCTGGTGAGCTCCAACGAGCCGTTCAAGAACCTGCTGACCCAGGGCATGGTGGTCGCCGAGACTTACTATCGTCGTGAAGCCAACGGTGCCTACACCTGGTTCAACCCGGCGGACGTGGAACTCGAGCGCGACAGCAAAGCCAAGGTCATCAGCGCCAAGCTGATCGCCGACGGCCTGCCGGTGGAAATCGGCGGCACCGAGAAAATGGCCAAGTCGAAGAACAACGGCGTCGACCCACAGTCGATGATCGATCAGTTCGGCGCCGACACCTGCCGTCTGTTCATGATGTTCGCCTCGCCACCTGACATGAGCGCTGAATGGTCCGACTCCGGCGTGGAAGGCTCGCACCGCTTCCTCAAGCGCGTCTGGCGTCTGGCTCAGGCCCACGTCACTCAGGGCCTGCCGGGCAAACTGGACATCGCCGGCCTGAATGACGAGCAGAAAGTCATTCGTCGCGCGATCCACCAGGCGATCAAGCAAGCCAGCCATGACGTCGGCCAGAACCACAAATTCAACACCGCCATCGCTCAGGTGATGACGCTGATGAACGTGCTGGAAAAAGCCGCGCAAGCGACTGAACAGGATCGCGCACTGGTTCAGGAAGGTCTGGAAACCGTGACGCTGCTGCTCGCTCCGATCACGCCGCACATCAGCCATGAACTGTGGAACCGCCTGGGCCACGCCGATCCGGTGATCGACGCCGGCTGGCCGGTACTGGACGAAAGCGCGCTGGTACAGGACAGCCTGACCCTGGTGATCCAGGTCAACGGCAAGCTGCGTGGCCAGATCGAAATGCCGGCCGCCGCCACCCGTGAAGAAGTCGAAGCGGCAGCCCGCGCCAACGAAAACGTGTTGCGTTTCGTTGACGGCCTGACGATTCGCAAAGTGATCGTAGTGCCCGGGAAACTGGTCAATATCGTCGCCAGCTAA
- the ybeY gene encoding rRNA maturation RNase YbeY codes for MLELDLQIATEASAPTEAEFRQWCELALRQRTADSEMTIRLVDEEEGRELNHTWRHKDYATNVLSFPAEVPDEFLDIPLLGDLVICVAVVEREAAEQGKELKAHWAHLVIHGCLHLLGYDHIDDEEAEEMEALERELLAELGYPDPYADDETETSPTVTTKDSE; via the coding sequence ATGCTTGAGCTTGACCTGCAAATCGCGACCGAAGCGTCTGCGCCGACCGAAGCCGAGTTCCGCCAATGGTGCGAACTGGCCCTGCGCCAGCGCACCGCCGACTCGGAAATGACCATTCGTCTGGTCGACGAGGAAGAAGGTCGCGAGCTGAATCACACCTGGCGCCACAAGGATTACGCGACCAACGTCCTGTCCTTTCCCGCCGAAGTGCCCGACGAGTTTCTCGACATACCATTGCTGGGCGATCTGGTGATCTGCGTGGCGGTGGTCGAGCGCGAAGCCGCCGAGCAAGGCAAGGAACTGAAGGCCCACTGGGCACATCTGGTCATTCACGGCTGCTTGCATCTGCTGGGTTACGACCATATAGATGACGAGGAAGCCGAAGAAATGGAAGCACTGGAACGCGAGTTGCTTGCCGAATTGGGTTATCCCGATCCGTACGCGGACGACGAAACCGAAACATCCCCTACTGTTACAACAAAGGATTCAGAGTAA
- a CDS encoding DUF1820 family protein, producing MTKREAPIYKVIFLNQGQVFEMYAKQIYQSDLWGFLEVEEFVFGERTQVVVDPSEEKLKAQFEGVVRSFVPMHSIVRIDEVERLGTPKISEARGGVGNVMPFPVPMPEK from the coding sequence ATGACCAAACGCGAAGCTCCAATCTACAAGGTGATTTTCCTCAACCAGGGCCAGGTGTTCGAAATGTACGCCAAGCAGATCTATCAAAGTGATCTGTGGGGCTTCCTGGAAGTGGAAGAATTCGTCTTTGGCGAGCGCACGCAAGTGGTCGTCGATCCGAGCGAAGAAAAGCTCAAGGCGCAGTTCGAAGGCGTGGTGCGCAGCTTTGTACCGATGCATTCGATCGTGCGCATCGATGAAGTCGAGCGACTGGGGACACCGAAGATCAGCGAAGCCCGTGGCGGTGTTGGCAACGTGATGCCGTTTCCGGTGCCGATGCCCGAGAAGTAA
- a CDS encoding YdcF family protein codes for MPFRYFIKQLLLPPGLLLLLLLAAWWLRRSRPRLAGLCFALGFGGFLLMSLPVVVQWGAKALEREPPLAREAWADLAQRADAIVVLGSGRERGDVAWGEDQPTGVGLERQRYAARLAKASGLPILTSGGLHYGTPPTEAKLMADSLRDDFGVTVRWQEGESRTTWENAAFSARILLPEGVRRIVLVTQAWHMPRAVWSYQQAGFDVVPAPVGFLGTDNARPFGGWLPEFKSIWQSGQLMNEAVGQIGYSLFYRGEDSAD; via the coding sequence ATGCCTTTTCGTTATTTCATTAAACAACTTCTGTTGCCGCCCGGCCTTCTTTTGCTGCTGTTGCTGGCGGCCTGGTGGCTGCGACGTTCGCGGCCGCGACTGGCCGGGCTGTGTTTTGCCTTGGGTTTTGGCGGGTTTTTGCTGATGAGTCTGCCGGTGGTCGTGCAATGGGGCGCCAAGGCGCTGGAGCGTGAGCCGCCGCTGGCCCGGGAAGCATGGGCAGATCTGGCACAACGCGCCGATGCGATTGTGGTGCTGGGTTCCGGCCGCGAGCGTGGCGATGTGGCCTGGGGCGAAGATCAACCGACCGGTGTCGGGCTTGAACGGCAGCGTTACGCGGCGCGACTGGCCAAGGCTTCGGGGTTGCCGATTCTGACCAGTGGTGGCCTGCATTACGGCACGCCGCCGACCGAAGCCAAACTGATGGCGGATTCGTTGCGCGATGATTTCGGGGTGACGGTGCGCTGGCAGGAAGGGGAGAGCCGCACTACGTGGGAAAACGCTGCTTTCAGCGCCAGGATTCTGTTGCCGGAAGGTGTCAGGCGCATCGTGCTGGTGACCCAGGCCTGGCACATGCCGCGTGCGGTGTGGAGTTATCAACAGGCCGGATTCGACGTGGTGCCGGCGCCGGTCGGTTTCCTCGGCACAGACAATGCCAGGCCGTTTGGCGGCTGGCTGCCGGAGTTCAAGTCGATCTGGCAGAGCGGGCAGTTGATGAACGAGGCGGTGGGGCAGATCGGTTATTCGCTGTTCTACCGAGGGGAAGACAGCGCCGATTGA
- a CDS encoding tetratricopeptide repeat protein, translating to MNRTGRTLALGCLLLLQPLLAHAQAGGNSLLIPAMGRCTLNTQPQDVTQALAACQKAADEGDAQAQYELGEFYYDGKNAPRDLNQALSYFEKASLQGHAQAQFKLGTMFFHGEGVQANNIQAYIVLKMAAVNGAEDALDTADEVSEKMSREDLETATQVLGQIFRKYLMELQSADGRTPFSPLP from the coding sequence ATGAACCGCACCGGCCGCACCCTTGCCTTGGGCTGCCTGTTGCTCCTTCAGCCGCTGCTCGCACATGCACAAGCAGGCGGCAACTCGTTGTTGATCCCGGCGATGGGTCGCTGCACCCTCAATACTCAGCCGCAAGATGTCACGCAGGCCCTCGCCGCCTGCCAAAAGGCAGCGGATGAAGGGGATGCGCAAGCGCAATACGAGTTGGGTGAGTTCTACTACGACGGCAAGAACGCGCCGCGCGACCTCAATCAAGCCCTGAGCTATTTCGAAAAGGCCTCGCTGCAAGGCCACGCCCAGGCGCAATTCAAGCTCGGCACCATGTTCTTCCACGGCGAAGGCGTGCAGGCCAACAACATTCAGGCGTACATCGTGCTGAAGATGGCGGCGGTCAACGGCGCCGAAGACGCGCTCGACACCGCTGACGAAGTCTCCGAAAAAATGTCCCGCGAAGACCTGGAAACCGCAACCCAGGTGCTCGGGCAAATTTTCCGTAAATACCTGATGGAATTGCAGAGCGCCGACGGGCGTACGCCGTTCTCGCCACTGCCCTGA
- the miaB gene encoding tRNA (N6-isopentenyl adenosine(37)-C2)-methylthiotransferase MiaB — protein MAKKLYIETHGCQMNEYDSSRMVDLLGEHQALEVTARAEDADVILLNTCSIRERAQDRVYSQLGRWRELKLANPDMVIAVGGCVASQEGAAIRDRAPYVDVVFGPQTLHRLPEMIDAARISKLPQVDVSFPEIEKFDHLPEPRIDGPSAYVSVMEGCSKYCTFCVVPYTRGEEVSRPFDDVIAEIIHLAENGVREVTLLGQNVNGYRGLTHDGRLADLAELIRVVAAVDGIDRIRYTTSHPLEFSDSLIQAHAEVPELVKHLHLPVQSGSDRILAAMKRNHTALEYKSKLRKLRAAVPGICISSDFIVGFPGETEKDFEQTMKLIADVGFDFSYSFVYSQRPGTPAADLADDTPEELKKERLNALQHRLNQQGFEISRQMVGSVQRILVTDYSKKDPGELQGRTENNRIVNFRCDNPTLIGQFADVHIDAAQPHSLRGSLIQ, from the coding sequence ATGGCCAAGAAGCTTTACATCGAAACCCACGGTTGCCAGATGAACGAGTACGACAGCTCGCGCATGGTCGATCTGCTGGGCGAACACCAGGCCCTGGAAGTCACGGCGCGCGCCGAAGATGCCGACGTGATCCTGCTCAACACCTGCTCGATCCGCGAGCGCGCCCAGGACCGCGTGTACTCCCAGCTCGGCCGTTGGCGCGAACTGAAACTGGCCAACCCGGACATGGTGATCGCCGTCGGCGGTTGCGTGGCCAGTCAGGAAGGCGCGGCGATCCGTGATCGCGCGCCGTACGTCGACGTGGTTTTCGGCCCGCAGACCCTGCACCGCCTGCCGGAAATGATCGACGCCGCGCGCATCAGCAAGCTGCCGCAAGTCGACGTCTCCTTCCCCGAAATCGAAAAATTCGACCACCTGCCCGAGCCGCGCATCGACGGCCCAAGCGCCTACGTGTCGGTGATGGAAGGCTGCAGCAAGTACTGCACGTTCTGCGTGGTGCCTTACACCCGTGGCGAAGAAGTCAGCCGGCCGTTCGACGACGTGATCGCCGAGATCATTCATCTGGCCGAAAATGGCGTGCGTGAAGTGACCTTGCTGGGGCAGAACGTCAACGGTTATCGCGGGCTGACCCACGACGGTCGCCTGGCGGATCTGGCCGAACTGATCCGCGTGGTCGCGGCAGTCGACGGCATTGACCGCATCCGCTACACCACCTCGCACCCGCTGGAATTCTCCGACAGCCTGATCCAGGCCCACGCCGAAGTCCCGGAACTGGTGAAGCACCTGCACTTGCCGGTGCAGTCCGGTTCGGACCGGATTTTGGCCGCGATGAAGCGCAACCACACGGCTTTGGAGTACAAATCCAAGCTGCGCAAACTGCGCGCCGCCGTGCCGGGCATCTGCATCAGCTCGGACTTCATCGTCGGTTTCCCGGGAGAAACCGAGAAAGATTTCGAACAGACCATGAAGCTGATTGCCGACGTCGGTTTCGACTTTTCCTACTCGTTCGTCTACAGCCAGCGCCCGGGCACCCCGGCCGCCGATCTGGCCGACGACACCCCGGAAGAACTGAAGAAAGAACGCCTGAACGCTTTGCAGCACCGCTTGAATCAGCAAGGGTTCGAGATCAGCCGACAAATGGTCGGTTCGGTCCAGCGGATTCTGGTGACCGATTATTCGAAGAAAGACCCGGGCGAGCTGCAAGGGCGCACCGAGAATAACCGTATCGTCAACTTCCGCTGCGATAATCCGACCCTGATCGGCCAGTTCGCCGACGTGCACATCGACGCGGCGCAACCGCACTCGCTGCGCGGCTCGCTGATCCAGTAA
- the hemL gene encoding glutamate-1-semialdehyde 2,1-aminomutase: MSRSETLFANAQKHIPGGVNSPVRAFKSVGGTPLFFKHAEGAYVTDEDDKRYVDYVGSWGPMILGHSHPDVLDAVRNQLQHGLSYGAPTAMETEMADLVCSLVPSMEMVRMVSSGTEATMSAIRLARGFTGRDSIIKFEGCYHGHSDSLLVKAGSGALTQGVPSSAGVPAAFAKHTLTLPFNDIDAVEKMLAEVGQDVACIIVEPVAGNMNCVPPAPGFLEGLRSLCDKHGVVLIFDEVMSGFRVALGGAQAYYGVTPDLTTFGKIIGGGMPVGCFGGKRSIMERIAPLGPVYQAGTLSGNPLAMAAGLTTLRLISRPGFHAELTDYTTRLLDGLQQRADAAGIPFVTTQAGGMFGLYFSGADDIVTFEDVMASDAALFGRFFHLMLEGGVYLAPSAFEAGFTSIAHGEAELKITLDAAERAFAKLK, from the coding sequence ATGTCTCGTTCCGAAACCCTGTTTGCCAACGCCCAGAAACACATTCCCGGTGGCGTGAACTCGCCGGTGCGCGCGTTCAAGAGCGTTGGCGGCACGCCGCTGTTCTTCAAGCACGCCGAAGGCGCCTACGTCACTGACGAAGACGACAAGCGTTATGTGGATTATGTCGGCTCATGGGGCCCGATGATCCTCGGCCACAGCCACCCGGACGTGCTGGACGCGGTGCGCAACCAGTTGCAACACGGCCTTTCCTACGGCGCGCCGACCGCGATGGAAACCGAGATGGCCGACCTGGTCTGCTCGCTGGTGCCATCGATGGAGATGGTGCGCATGGTCAGCTCCGGCACCGAAGCAACCATGAGCGCGATCCGTCTGGCCCGTGGTTTCACTGGCCGTGACAGCATCATCAAGTTCGAAGGCTGCTACCACGGTCACTCCGACAGCCTGCTGGTCAAGGCCGGTTCCGGCGCACTGACCCAAGGCGTACCAAGCTCGGCCGGCGTGCCGGCAGCATTCGCCAAACACACCCTGACCCTGCCGTTCAACGACATCGACGCGGTTGAAAAAATGCTCGCCGAAGTCGGCCAGGACGTCGCGTGCATCATCGTCGAGCCAGTGGCCGGTAACATGAACTGCGTGCCGCCGGCGCCGGGTTTCCTCGAAGGCCTGCGCAGCCTGTGCGACAAGCATGGCGTGGTGCTGATTTTCGACGAAGTGATGAGTGGTTTCCGCGTCGCCCTCGGCGGTGCCCAGGCTTACTACGGCGTGACTCCGGACCTGACCACCTTCGGCAAGATCATCGGCGGCGGTATGCCGGTCGGCTGCTTCGGCGGCAAGCGCTCGATCATGGAGCGCATCGCGCCGCTGGGCCCGGTCTATCAGGCGGGCACCTTGTCGGGTAACCCGCTGGCGATGGCTGCCGGCCTGACCACCCTGCGCCTGATCAGCCGCCCGGGCTTCCACGCAGAGCTGACCGACTACACCACTCGCCTGCTCGACGGCCTGCAACAGCGCGCCGATGCCGCCGGCATTCCGTTCGTGACCACCCAGGCGGGCGGCATGTTCGGTCTGTACTTCAGCGGTGCCGACGACATTGTTACTTTTGAAGACGTGATGGCCAGCGATGCAGCGCTGTTCGGCCGCTTCTTCCACCTGATGCTGGAAGGTGGCGTGTACCTGGCGCCGAGCGCCTTCGAAGCCGGTTTCACCTCGATCGCCCATGGCGAGGCCGAGCTGAAAATCACCCTCGACGCCGCCGAACGCGCCTTCGCCAAGTTGAAGTAA
- a CDS encoding HlyC/CorC family transporter, giving the protein MSEDRSSNGQKSWLGKLTQAFAHEPKNRQELLELLRDAHQNKLLDSEALAIVEGAIQVADLQVRDIMVPRSQMISIKATQTPREFLPAVVDSAHSRYPVIGESHDDVMGVLLAKDLLPLILKENGDSFNIKDLLRPATFVPESKRLNVLLREFRANHNHMAIVIDEYGGVAGLVTIEDVLEQIVGDIEDEHDVEEDSYIKPLPSGDFLIKALTPIENFNEFFDSEFSDDEFDTVGGLVMSAFGHLPKRNEITEIGAYRFRILNADSRRIHLLRLTPIAR; this is encoded by the coding sequence ATGAGCGAAGATCGATCGAGCAACGGGCAAAAGTCATGGCTGGGTAAACTGACCCAGGCTTTTGCCCACGAGCCGAAGAACCGCCAGGAGCTGCTTGAGCTGCTGCGCGATGCACATCAGAACAAACTGCTGGACAGCGAAGCGCTGGCCATCGTCGAAGGCGCCATCCAGGTGGCTGACCTGCAGGTTCGCGACATCATGGTGCCGCGCTCGCAGATGATCAGCATCAAGGCGACCCAGACACCCCGCGAATTCCTCCCTGCCGTGGTCGACTCGGCCCACTCGCGCTACCCGGTCATCGGCGAAAGCCATGACGACGTGATGGGCGTGCTGCTGGCCAAGGATCTGCTGCCGCTGATCCTCAAGGAGAACGGCGACAGCTTCAACATCAAGGACCTGCTGCGCCCGGCCACCTTCGTGCCGGAGTCCAAGCGTCTGAACGTGTTGCTGCGTGAATTCCGTGCCAACCACAACCACATGGCCATCGTCATCGACGAATACGGTGGTGTGGCCGGTCTGGTGACCATCGAAGACGTGCTTGAGCAAATTGTCGGCGACATCGAAGACGAGCACGACGTCGAAGAAGACAGCTACATCAAGCCGCTGCCCAGCGGTGATTTCCTGATCAAGGCCCTGACGCCGATCGAGAACTTCAACGAGTTCTTCGACAGCGAATTCTCCGACGACGAGTTCGACACCGTCGGCGGGCTGGTGATGAGCGCGTTCGGGCACTTGCCAAAACGCAACGAAATCACCGAAATCGGCGCCTATCGTTTCCGCATCCTGAACGCCGACAGCCGTCGGATTCATTTGCTGCGACTGACCCCAATCGCCCGGTAA
- a CDS encoding PhoH family protein: protein MNAPIEPHRFILEPFEARRFANLCGQFDEHLRLIEQRLAIEIRNRGNQFELIGEPKHTTSAENLIRRLYRETKGSELSPDTVHLFLQESAVEQLDNHAPAEASVALRTKKGMIRPRGLNQLRYVKEILGNDINFGIGPAGTGKTYLAVACAVDALEREQIRRILLVRPAVEAGEKLGFLPGDLSQKIDPYLRPLYDALYEMLGFEYVAKLIERQVIEVAPLAYMRGRTLNNSFIILDESQNTTVEQMKMFLTRIGFGSTAVITGDITQVDLPRGTKSGLHHVIEVLKDVPGISFTHFQPKDVVRHPLVQRIVEAYERFETRVADEAPKDTRHDA, encoded by the coding sequence TTGAACGCACCCATCGAACCACATCGTTTTATCCTCGAGCCCTTTGAGGCTCGCCGCTTCGCCAATCTGTGCGGGCAGTTCGACGAGCACCTGCGGCTGATCGAACAGCGCCTGGCCATCGAGATCCGCAACCGCGGCAATCAGTTCGAGCTGATCGGCGAACCCAAGCACACCACTTCCGCGGAAAACCTGATTCGCCGCCTGTACCGGGAAACCAAGGGTTCAGAGCTGTCGCCGGATACGGTTCACCTGTTCCTCCAGGAATCGGCCGTCGAGCAGTTGGACAACCACGCCCCCGCCGAAGCCTCCGTCGCCCTGCGCACCAAGAAAGGCATGATTCGCCCACGTGGCTTGAATCAGCTGCGCTATGTGAAAGAAATCCTCGGCAACGACATCAATTTCGGCATCGGCCCGGCCGGTACCGGCAAGACCTATCTGGCTGTCGCTTGCGCCGTCGATGCGCTGGAGCGTGAACAGATCCGCCGCATCCTGCTGGTGCGTCCGGCGGTCGAAGCGGGTGAAAAACTCGGCTTCCTGCCCGGCGACCTGTCGCAGAAGATCGACCCGTACCTGCGCCCGCTCTACGACGCACTCTACGAGATGCTCGGTTTTGAATACGTGGCCAAGCTGATCGAACGTCAGGTGATCGAAGTTGCACCGCTGGCCTACATGCGCGGTCGCACACTGAACAACAGCTTCATCATTCTCGATGAAAGCCAGAACACTACCGTCGAGCAGATGAAGATGTTCCTGACCCGGATCGGTTTCGGCTCCACGGCCGTGATCACCGGCGACATCACCCAGGTCGACCTGCCGCGCGGTACCAAATCCGGACTTCATCACGTCATCGAAGTCCTGAAAGATGTGCCGGGTATCAGCTTCACCCACTTCCAGCCCAAAGACGTGGTGCGCCATCCGTTGGTGCAACGCATCGTCGAAGCCTACGAGCGCTTCGAGACGCGTGTCGCTGATGAAGCGCCAAAGGACACCCGCCACGATGCTTGA
- the lnt gene encoding apolipoprotein N-acyltransferase — MRWTTRPGWPGNLLAVAAGAITTFALAPFDLWPLALLAVGLFYAGLRELSPRQALGRGWCFGFGLFGAGTSWIYYSIHHFGGASVLLAGFLMLIFTAAIAWFFALPAWLWARWLRRNEAPAADALAFAALWVGQEAFRGWFLTGFPWLYSGYSQLDGPLAGLAPVGGMWLVSFVLALTAALIYNAPRLLQTRRKAFIAAGLVLLIGPWAAGIALKGHAWTSPAGAPLTVAAIQGNVAQSMKWDPAELNAQLALYRDLSFRSKPVDLLIWPETAVPVLKESAEGYLSMMGNFAAERKSALITGVPIREMVRHEKRFFNGITVVGEGDGTYLKQKLVPFGEYVPLQDILRGLIAFFDLPMSDFARGPADQALLQAKGYQIAPFICYEVVYPEFAAGLAARSDLLLTISNDTWFGTSIGPLQHLQMAQMRALEAGRWMIRATNNGVTGLINPFGQITERIPQFEQGVLYGEVVPMHNLTPYLQWRSWPLIILCVALFGWALMTNRMSKTL, encoded by the coding sequence ATGCGCTGGACAACCCGTCCCGGCTGGCCCGGTAACCTGCTGGCCGTGGCGGCCGGTGCAATCACCACCTTCGCTCTGGCACCGTTCGATCTCTGGCCGCTGGCCCTGCTGGCGGTCGGCCTGTTCTACGCAGGCCTGCGCGAACTGAGTCCGCGCCAAGCATTGGGCCGTGGCTGGTGCTTCGGTTTCGGCCTGTTTGGCGCCGGCACCAGCTGGATCTATTACAGCATCCACCATTTCGGCGGTGCTTCGGTGCTGCTGGCCGGGTTCCTGATGCTGATCTTTACGGCGGCCATTGCCTGGTTCTTCGCCCTGCCCGCCTGGCTCTGGGCGCGCTGGTTGCGGCGTAATGAAGCGCCGGCGGCCGACGCCCTGGCGTTTGCGGCGTTGTGGGTAGGCCAGGAAGCTTTCCGTGGCTGGTTCCTCACCGGCTTCCCGTGGCTGTATTCCGGTTACAGCCAGCTCGACGGCCCACTGGCCGGGCTCGCACCAGTCGGCGGCATGTGGCTGGTGTCGTTCGTCCTGGCGCTGACCGCTGCACTGATCTACAACGCACCACGCCTGCTGCAAACCCGCCGCAAAGCCTTCATCGCTGCCGGGCTGGTATTGCTGATCGGGCCATGGGCGGCGGGCATTGCACTCAAGGGTCATGCCTGGACCAGCCCGGCTGGTGCGCCGCTGACCGTTGCCGCCATTCAGGGTAACGTCGCGCAAAGCATGAAATGGGACCCGGCCGAACTCAATGCGCAACTGGCGCTGTACCGCGACCTGAGTTTCCGTTCCAAACCGGTCGACCTGCTGATCTGGCCGGAAACCGCCGTGCCGGTGCTCAAGGAGTCCGCCGAGGGCTACCTCAGCATGATGGGCAACTTCGCCGCCGAGCGTAAATCAGCGCTGATCACCGGCGTGCCAATCCGCGAAATGGTCCGTCACGAAAAACGCTTCTTCAACGGCATCACCGTGGTCGGCGAAGGCGATGGCACCTATCTGAAACAGAAACTGGTGCCGTTCGGCGAATACGTACCGTTGCAGGACATCCTGCGCGGGCTGATCGCGTTCTTCGACCTGCCGATGTCCGACTTCGCCCGTGGCCCTGCCGATCAGGCCCTGTTGCAGGCCAAGGGATATCAGATCGCGCCGTTCATCTGCTACGAAGTGGTCTACCCGGAATTCGCCGCTGGCCTGGCGGCACGCAGCGATCTGCTACTGACGATCAGCAACGACACCTGGTTCGGTACGTCCATCGGCCCGTTGCAGCATCTGCAAATGGCGCAGATGCGTGCGCTTGAAGCCGGACGCTGGATGATTCGTGCGACCAACAACGGCGTGACCGGGCTGATCAATCCCTTCGGCCAGATCACCGAGCGCATTCCGCAGTTCGAACAGGGTGTGCTGTACGGCGAAGTGGTGCCGATGCACAACCTGACGCCGTATCTGCAATGGCGCTCGTGGCCGCTGATCATCCTGTGCGTGGCGCTGTTCGGCTGGGCGCTGATGACCAACCGGATGTCCAAGACCCTCTGA